A single window of Psychrobacter raelei DNA harbors:
- a CDS encoding c-type cytochrome biogenesis protein CcmI/CycH: MMFLSLEATDSAIEALSRAYRLSPDNEEIATTYAQISFFANKGQLDASSRRVLQDVLAKNPQHEGAQMLMAMGEARGSNFAEAQGWIKRLQGSIVAKPGDHTKALASLDELSNYVSTQEKQALEGIDVTVKINANLLLLVKADDVLFVAIRDVKGGPPFAAKRLPISIIKQGEASIRLSNLDAMMPDRTLNSARSDKTQLAVVARISHSGNAIAESGDLSGNPIMISVEQTQVNVEGVVCGRGRNPTLRLWPAIFSGEIDVFPSERRNMGQEIGR; this comes from the coding sequence ATGATGTTTTTATCGCTTGAAGCTACCGACTCAGCGATTGAAGCTTTGTCACGCGCTTACCGTCTGTCACCAGACAATGAAGAGATTGCGACCACTTATGCGCAGATTAGCTTTTTTGCCAATAAAGGTCAGCTTGATGCCAGTAGCCGCCGTGTATTACAAGATGTCCTTGCCAAAAATCCACAGCATGAAGGTGCGCAGATGCTAATGGCAATGGGTGAGGCACGTGGTAGTAACTTTGCAGAAGCGCAAGGTTGGATTAAACGCTTACAAGGCAGCATTGTGGCCAAACCAGGTGATCATACTAAAGCTTTAGCAAGCTTAGATGAGTTAAGCAACTACGTTAGCACGCAAGAAAAGCAAGCGCTAGAAGGTATTGACGTGACAGTGAAAATTAACGCTAATTTATTACTGTTAGTGAAAGCTGATGATGTGTTGTTTGTAGCGATACGTGATGTGAAAGGGGGCCCTCCGTTTGCCGCCAAACGTTTACCCATTAGTATTATCAAGCAAGGTGAGGCTAGTATCCGCTTAAGCAATCTTGATGCGATGATGCCAGATCGCACGTTAAATTCAGCTCGTAGTGACAAAACTCAGTTAGCAGTCGTTGCTCGTATTAGTCATAGCGGTAATGCCATAGCAGAATCAGGCGACTTATCGGGTAATCCTATAATGATTAGCGTTGAACAGACTCAGGTTAATGTTGAAGGGGTCGTTTGCGGGAGGGGGCGGAATCCTACGCTAAGGCTTTGGCCAGCGATATTCTCCGGTGAGATTGATGTGTTCCCATCCGAGCGGCGAAACATGGGCCAAGAGATCGGGCGATAG